A stretch of Anaeromyxobacter dehalogenans 2CP-1 DNA encodes these proteins:
- the purF gene encoding amidophosphoribosyltransferase, which produces MGYDAVYDKMKDECGVFGIWAVGQSEEAANFTYLGLHALQHRGQESAGIVSSDGETLHTHRDMGLVADIFDADVLSTLKGGAAIGHVRYSTTGASHLKNAQPLAVQYAGGPVALAHNGNLVNAEALRAELEAQGSIFTASTDSEVIVHLIARARASGAPGSAEQLVGAVRQALGRVSGAYSILFLTPKVMVGARDPMGFRPLVLGRLKGSWVLASETTALDLIEAEYVREVEPGELVIVDGSGLRSERLFPDQRPQARLGRCVFEHIYFARPDTVLFGRSVYAVRHGFGRQLAREHAVNADLVIPVPDSGVPAAIGYAEESGIPFAMGLVRSHYVGRTFIEPQQSIRHFGVKLKLNALKDVLSGKRVVVVDDSVVRGTTSRKIVKMLRSAGAREVHLRISSPPTAWPCYYGIDTPSRQELVASTHSVEEIATYVTADTLGYLSLDGMYASMGAERSGFCDACFTGEYLIQFPKRTAPPPLRLVGQ; this is translated from the coding sequence ATGGGGTACGACGCCGTCTACGACAAGATGAAGGACGAGTGCGGCGTCTTCGGGATCTGGGCGGTCGGCCAGTCCGAAGAGGCCGCCAACTTCACCTACCTCGGCCTGCACGCGCTGCAGCACCGCGGGCAGGAATCCGCCGGGATCGTCTCGAGCGACGGCGAGACCCTCCACACGCACCGCGACATGGGCCTGGTCGCGGACATCTTCGACGCGGACGTCCTCTCCACCCTCAAAGGCGGGGCCGCCATCGGCCACGTCCGCTACTCGACCACCGGCGCCTCCCACCTCAAGAACGCCCAGCCGCTCGCGGTCCAGTACGCCGGCGGCCCGGTGGCGCTCGCGCACAACGGCAACCTGGTGAACGCCGAGGCGCTGCGCGCCGAGCTGGAGGCGCAGGGCTCGATCTTCACCGCGTCCACCGACTCCGAGGTGATCGTCCACCTCATCGCGCGCGCCCGGGCCTCCGGCGCGCCCGGCTCGGCCGAGCAGCTCGTCGGCGCGGTCCGGCAGGCGCTGGGGCGGGTCTCGGGCGCGTACTCGATCCTGTTCCTCACCCCCAAGGTGATGGTAGGCGCGCGGGACCCGATGGGCTTCCGCCCGCTCGTGCTCGGGCGGCTGAAGGGGAGCTGGGTGCTCGCGAGCGAGACCACCGCGCTCGACCTCATCGAGGCCGAGTACGTGCGCGAGGTCGAGCCGGGCGAGCTCGTGATCGTGGACGGGAGCGGGCTGCGCAGCGAGCGGCTCTTCCCGGACCAGCGCCCGCAGGCGCGGCTCGGGCGCTGCGTCTTCGAGCACATCTACTTCGCGCGGCCGGACACGGTGCTGTTCGGCAGGTCGGTGTACGCGGTCCGCCACGGCTTCGGCCGCCAGCTCGCGCGCGAGCACGCCGTCAACGCCGACCTCGTCATCCCGGTCCCGGACTCCGGGGTGCCCGCCGCCATCGGCTACGCCGAGGAGAGCGGCATCCCGTTCGCGATGGGCCTGGTCCGGTCGCACTACGTGGGCCGGACGTTCATCGAGCCGCAGCAGTCCATCCGCCACTTCGGCGTGAAGCTGAAGCTGAACGCCCTGAAGGACGTGCTGAGCGGCAAGCGCGTGGTGGTGGTGGACGACTCGGTGGTGCGCGGCACCACCAGCCGGAAGATCGTCAAGATGCTGCGGTCCGCGGGCGCGCGCGAGGTGCACCTGCGCATCAGCTCGCCCCCCACCGCCTGGCCCTGCTACTACGGCATCGACACGCCGTCGCGGCAGGAGCTGGTCGCGAGCACGCACTCCGTCGAGGAGATCGCGACCTACGTCACCGCCGACACGCTCGGCTACCTCTCGCTCGACGGCATGTACGCGTCGATGGGCGCGGAGCGGTCCGGGTTCTGCGACGCCTGCTTCACCGGCGAGTACCTGATCCAGTTCCCGAAGCGCACCGCGCCGCCGCCGCTCCGGCTGGTCGGCCAGTAG
- a CDS encoding neutral/alkaline non-lysosomal ceramidase N-terminal domain-containing protein produces MPPARRLLLAAAFLLGIPAAILAIASLPWHGDRPAEAARVTAARRCQGPLSAGAAATTFDLPPGVPIGGFARLRYRSEGVRDPVGARALVLSVGDCRYALASAEILLVPESLEVAVRARLGDVPLDGLLVGATHTHSGPGGYWDHVFGEHIATGPFDPALRDRIAGGIAQAIRAAAAASGPARLSVGEGRAETLAYNRTEGPVEARLTVVRIDRPDGAPVSELAIFAAHPTTLGRANLLISGDWPGRYLAATGHGVRLFFQGALGDQAATPVNGPEGTPTDRYGDAFARAVDGLAYSAPDPAPAVAFATADVPLPAPDPGAVPPLLRRAASNASWETMPARAEVEALRLGGLVLVAVPGEPVSEIGEGWRRAAGPGAQIVSLVNGYVGYVETPRMIAADRGETPRTYYGPSLAARLEPAVAAAAAAVRAEPPAHPPDGAAGRGRTPAAAGRR; encoded by the coding sequence ATGCCTCCCGCCAGACGACTCCTCCTCGCGGCCGCGTTCCTGCTTGGAATTCCCGCCGCGATCCTCGCGATCGCCTCCCTGCCGTGGCACGGCGATCGGCCCGCCGAGGCGGCCCGGGTCACGGCCGCGCGGCGCTGCCAGGGGCCGCTGTCGGCCGGCGCCGCCGCGACGACGTTCGACCTGCCGCCGGGCGTTCCCATCGGCGGCTTCGCCCGGCTGCGCTACCGCAGCGAGGGGGTCCGCGACCCGGTGGGCGCACGCGCGCTCGTCCTGTCGGTCGGCGATTGCCGGTACGCGCTCGCCTCGGCGGAGATCCTGCTCGTGCCCGAGTCGCTGGAGGTGGCGGTGCGCGCCCGGCTGGGCGACGTCCCGCTCGACGGGCTGCTCGTCGGCGCCACGCACACGCACTCCGGCCCCGGCGGCTACTGGGATCACGTGTTCGGCGAGCACATCGCCACCGGCCCGTTCGATCCGGCGCTCCGCGATCGCATCGCCGGCGGCATCGCGCAGGCGATCCGCGCGGCGGCGGCGGCGTCGGGCCCGGCGCGGCTCTCGGTGGGCGAGGGGCGCGCCGAGACGCTCGCCTACAACCGGACCGAGGGGCCGGTCGAGGCCCGGCTCACCGTGGTGCGGATCGACCGGCCGGACGGCGCGCCCGTCTCCGAGCTGGCGATCTTCGCCGCGCACCCCACCACGCTCGGACGCGCGAACCTCCTCATCTCGGGCGACTGGCCGGGCCGCTACCTCGCCGCCACCGGCCACGGGGTGCGCCTCTTCTTCCAGGGCGCGCTCGGCGATCAGGCGGCGACGCCGGTGAACGGCCCGGAGGGCACGCCCACCGATCGCTACGGCGACGCGTTCGCGCGCGCGGTGGACGGGCTCGCCTACTCCGCGCCGGATCCCGCCCCCGCGGTCGCCTTCGCCACCGCGGACGTCCCGCTGCCGGCGCCGGATCCCGGGGCCGTGCCGCCGCTGCTGCGCCGCGCCGCGAGCAACGCGTCCTGGGAAACCATGCCGGCGCGCGCCGAGGTGGAGGCGCTGCGGCTCGGGGGGCTCGTGCTGGTGGCCGTGCCCGGCGAGCCGGTATCGGAGATCGGCGAGGGCTGGCGCCGCGCCGCCGGGCCGGGCGCGCAGATCGTCTCGCTCGTGAACGGCTACGTCGGGTACGTGGAGACGCCGCGGATGATCGCCGCGGACCGCGGGGAGACCCCGCGGACCTACTACGGCCCGTCGCTCGCGGCCCGGCTCGAGCCGGCGGTGGCGGCCGCGGCGGCGGCGGTGCGGGCGGAGCCGCCGGCGCACCCGCCCGATGGGGCGGCGGGCCGCGGGCGCACGCCGGCCGCGGCGGGCCGGCGCTGA
- a CDS encoding acyl-CoA thioesterase, whose translation MRYTKIFIVRWADCDANGHMRNTAYSEYAIDTRMSWLADQGWPFSRFEELGIGPVLLREEIDYARELRLGDSVEVDLTGLGLSSDGARWKLAHEFWRPGGKTAARIVLSGAWMGMESRRLVVPPDALTEAMRKVPQGPTWEELAPLKPRE comes from the coding sequence ATGCGCTACACGAAGATCTTCATCGTTCGCTGGGCCGACTGCGACGCGAACGGTCACATGCGCAACACCGCCTACAGCGAGTACGCCATCGACACGCGCATGAGCTGGCTCGCCGACCAGGGCTGGCCGTTCTCGCGCTTCGAGGAGCTCGGGATCGGCCCGGTGCTGCTGCGCGAGGAGATCGACTACGCGCGCGAGCTGCGCCTGGGCGACTCGGTCGAGGTGGACCTCACCGGCCTCGGCCTCTCCTCCGACGGCGCGCGCTGGAAGCTCGCCCACGAGTTCTGGCGGCCCGGAGGGAAGACCGCGGCGCGCATCGTGCTGAGCGGCGCCTGGATGGGCATGGAGTCCCGCCGGCTGGTGGTGCCGCCGGACGCGCTCACCGAGGCGATGCGGAAGGTGCCGCAGGGCCCGACGTGGGAGGAGCTCGCGCCGCTGAAGCCGCGGGAGTAG
- a CDS encoding PEGA domain-containing protein gives MRRALLAAACALAASGAGAVERLGVMAVADAPAGPDAELTELAHQLRAACRDRVGGVEEVATMRRRLLGQGSDATLSELDRAYGGALAVYQNGEFDSSVRTLRAIVDDLEAVPEGEEAFFQWKRAMLRLAHASLSLGQEREMERAFLALARTDPALQPDPDQYSPGFRRRFEEVKARVRALPRRRLHVASEGRSGTVYVNGRAMGTTPLTLTLPAGSYRVGGGAGALRVPSFTVDLESEDRSVVLDFALAEALRVNAGPGLALAPEARGYGIVRAGAWLGVDRLLTVSRAQEGQAQFLVGSIFDVRRGALLREGSVRLVAGGLPSVQVGALASFLLTGQSSRDVQNLTQQGPREIRPPLPPVAELRPVPAASPPAVVAALASAPTPAVATGAAAPASAATLPAVRPPAARATGAAPAPISPAVLPPTAAAAATAATAHASATPAPTSAPPVAQTPAPTSAPPVAQTPAPTQMLAAANAPAPVRSILAPAPRAALPALDPAGRALGAGSRPGVAPRWMRPAAIGSGALALGLAAVAVQQGLAASGRYADARDMLGADGQLLPGSDPGRYRDLRSGGDSARRNAFVSAGVAAAFAATAGVLGWLSWDGDGDRDRHADASGGLSVRF, from the coding sequence GTGAGGCGCGCGCTCCTCGCCGCCGCCTGCGCGCTGGCCGCCTCCGGCGCGGGCGCGGTCGAGCGGCTCGGGGTGATGGCGGTGGCGGACGCGCCGGCCGGACCGGACGCCGAGCTCACCGAGCTCGCGCACCAGCTCCGCGCGGCGTGCCGCGACCGGGTCGGCGGGGTGGAGGAGGTGGCCACCATGCGGCGGCGCCTGCTCGGCCAGGGCTCGGACGCCACGCTCTCCGAGCTGGACCGCGCCTACGGCGGCGCGCTGGCGGTCTACCAGAACGGCGAGTTCGACAGCTCGGTCCGCACGCTGCGCGCCATCGTGGACGACCTGGAGGCGGTGCCCGAGGGCGAGGAGGCCTTCTTCCAGTGGAAGCGCGCCATGCTCCGCCTCGCCCACGCGTCGCTGAGCCTCGGGCAGGAGCGCGAGATGGAGCGCGCCTTCCTCGCGCTCGCCCGCACCGACCCGGCGCTGCAGCCGGATCCGGACCAGTACTCGCCCGGCTTCCGCCGTCGCTTCGAGGAGGTGAAGGCGCGGGTGCGCGCGCTGCCGCGACGGCGCCTGCACGTCGCCTCGGAGGGGCGGTCCGGCACCGTGTACGTGAACGGCCGCGCCATGGGCACCACGCCGCTCACGCTGACGCTGCCGGCCGGGAGCTACCGCGTCGGCGGCGGCGCGGGCGCGCTGCGGGTGCCGAGCTTCACCGTGGACCTCGAGTCGGAGGACCGGAGCGTGGTGCTCGACTTCGCGCTGGCGGAGGCGCTGCGGGTGAACGCCGGCCCGGGGCTGGCGCTCGCGCCGGAGGCGCGCGGGTACGGCATCGTGCGCGCCGGCGCCTGGCTCGGCGTCGATCGCCTGCTGACGGTGAGCCGCGCGCAGGAGGGCCAGGCGCAGTTCCTGGTCGGCTCCATCTTCGACGTGCGCCGGGGCGCGCTGCTGCGCGAGGGCAGCGTCCGGCTGGTGGCGGGCGGCCTTCCCTCGGTGCAGGTCGGCGCGCTCGCGTCGTTCCTGCTCACGGGCCAGTCCTCGCGCGACGTGCAGAACCTGACGCAGCAGGGGCCGCGCGAGATCCGGCCGCCCCTGCCGCCGGTCGCCGAGCTCCGGCCCGTCCCCGCGGCGTCGCCCCCGGCCGTGGTCGCCGCGCTGGCGTCCGCCCCCACGCCAGCAGTGGCCACGGGGGCAGCGGCACCGGCGTCCGCCGCCACGCTCCCGGCGGTCCGTCCGCCGGCGGCGCGGGCCACCGGCGCGGCGCCCGCGCCGATCTCGCCCGCCGTCCTGCCACCCACCGCCGCTGCCGCCGCCACCGCCGCTACGGCCCATGCCTCGGCCACGCCCGCGCCGACCTCCGCTCCGCCGGTCGCGCAGACGCCCGCGCCGACGTCCGCTCCGCCGGTCGCGCAGACGCCCGCGCCGACGCAGATGCTGGCGGCGGCCAACGCGCCCGCGCCGGTGCGGTCGATCCTCGCCCCCGCCCCGCGCGCGGCGCTGCCGGCGCTGGATCCTGCGGGCCGCGCGCTGGGAGCAGGCTCGCGGCCCGGGGTCGCGCCTCGCTGGATGCGTCCGGCGGCCATCGGCTCGGGCGCGCTCGCGCTGGGGCTGGCGGCGGTCGCGGTGCAGCAGGGCCTCGCCGCCTCCGGGCGCTACGCCGACGCGCGGGACATGCTCGGTGCCGACGGCCAGCTCCTGCCCGGCTCGGATCCCGGCCGCTACCGCGACCTGCGCAGCGGCGGCGATTCGGCGCGGCGGAACGCGTTCGTGTCCGCCGGCGTCGCGGCGGCGTTCGCGGCCACCGCCGGCGTGCTGGGCTGGCTGTCATGGGACGGGGACGGGGACCGGGACCGGCACGCCGACGCGAGCGGCGGGCTGTCGGTGCGCTTCTGA
- a CDS encoding PQQ-binding-like beta-propeller repeat protein yields MNRMLALAALLAAGCSGVKEDRSGCARSADCPAGETCAATPDGAVCWPDAQPPAVSGVAVTCGPPCLRDGTLRVEATVADDHEVGEVTVALDLDPSRAVPMTRAGARWVAQVPLEEFPFPAFERAVVATVTARDGARNASVPVDAAAQTVTRLRWAQAADSGATVALSSPAVDGSGTVVLGASNGMVYRFDGAGLPVGEPVQLAGGSAGVPSVEGSATWIGTQGGSLYVLDVGVSPADCSPGEPIAGPPTLVGARAVAGSQAGVVIVADTSGFCNQTSALGPVAAPVVVTAAGSVIAASSGTLLKFGLPASGVLRSEWTGIDSPLPPRVGDAVVQPLAVDETDALWTVAQNGALNRTAADATTTTIATVPVGSSGPIVLADGSVVVGSGAGMLQRFSTASAPPWAESEPLNGVPAVPLALAGTRPALLVPTSTGRLYAVNADDGKIAWSVKLSATGQALQPANIHGAPGAATSTAYVAGADGKLYAVIVDGQLDRAAPWPKAFHDPRNTGNAGALP; encoded by the coding sequence ATGAACCGGATGCTGGCGCTGGCGGCGCTGCTCGCCGCGGGGTGCAGTGGCGTGAAGGAGGATCGATCGGGCTGCGCGCGGAGCGCCGACTGCCCGGCGGGCGAGACCTGCGCGGCCACGCCGGACGGCGCGGTGTGCTGGCCGGACGCGCAGCCGCCGGCGGTCTCCGGCGTGGCGGTGACCTGCGGGCCACCCTGCCTGCGCGACGGGACGCTGCGGGTGGAGGCCACCGTCGCCGACGATCACGAGGTGGGCGAGGTGACCGTCGCGCTCGATCTCGATCCGTCGCGCGCGGTCCCGATGACCCGCGCCGGCGCGCGCTGGGTGGCGCAGGTGCCGCTCGAGGAGTTCCCGTTCCCGGCGTTCGAGCGCGCCGTGGTCGCGACGGTGACGGCGCGCGACGGGGCGAGGAACGCGAGCGTTCCCGTGGACGCCGCGGCGCAAACCGTGACGAGGCTTCGGTGGGCCCAAGCTGCGGATAGCGGAGCGACGGTGGCACTCAGCTCTCCCGCAGTCGACGGCAGCGGAACCGTCGTCCTGGGTGCCAGCAACGGAATGGTCTACCGATTCGACGGCGCAGGCCTGCCGGTGGGCGAGCCTGTGCAACTCGCGGGAGGGTCGGCTGGAGTCCCTTCTGTTGAAGGGAGCGCTACATGGATCGGAACGCAGGGCGGTAGCCTCTACGTGCTCGACGTTGGAGTTAGCCCTGCGGATTGCTCGCCAGGTGAACCGATCGCGGGTCCACCCACGCTCGTTGGGGCGCGGGCAGTCGCAGGGTCGCAAGCGGGCGTCGTTATCGTCGCAGACACGTCCGGGTTCTGTAACCAGACGAGTGCTCTCGGCCCTGTCGCCGCTCCCGTTGTGGTCACCGCGGCTGGATCCGTGATCGCCGCATCGTCCGGGACCCTGCTCAAGTTCGGACTGCCAGCGAGCGGCGTGCTTCGCTCAGAGTGGACCGGAATCGACAGCCCTCTCCCGCCGCGCGTGGGTGATGCGGTTGTTCAACCACTTGCGGTGGATGAGACCGACGCTCTGTGGACGGTCGCGCAAAACGGCGCCCTCAACCGGACTGCCGCAGACGCAACCACCACCACGATTGCGACCGTCCCCGTCGGCAGCTCCGGCCCCATCGTCCTCGCCGACGGCAGCGTCGTGGTCGGCAGCGGCGCGGGCATGCTCCAGCGCTTCTCCACCGCGTCGGCCCCGCCGTGGGCAGAGAGCGAGCCGCTGAACGGCGTGCCGGCCGTCCCGCTCGCGCTCGCGGGCACCCGGCCCGCGCTCCTCGTCCCGACCTCGACCGGCCGGCTCTACGCCGTGAACGCGGACGACGGGAAGATCGCCTGGAGCGTGAAGCTGTCCGCCACCGGCCAGGCCCTCCAGCCCGCCAACATCCACGGCGCCCCCGGCGCGGCCACCTCCACCGCCTACGTGGCCGGGGCCGACGGCAAGCTCTACGCGGTGATCGTGGACGGCCAGCTCGATCGCGCCGCGCCGTGGCCGAAGGCGTTCCACGACCCGCGCAACACCGGCAACGCGGGGGCGCTGCCGTGA
- a CDS encoding response regulator yields MDTVELACIFVRAEGDRLLAAERLVLALPHVLGVGLDRCEFAFDASTRFLAVAVAARGEAATAAARARLAFWTARAGGRLLAPAEASDDERERLRAQVEACDLVAEGVLPADLLDAAGRFFGDAGAPAGRHRSAVARPVLCMDVGGPGWQGVQCDPKAGTLFVAAPIAPPPGDVLALALRLPGVARPVEARATVMDVRGPAQARPGAPAGYTLHLEDAPPALREALARKAAGASEVGAGTRATARFAVNGPVTVVALPPPDPAAQARIEYATASELASDWIENLSQGGAFVRTARPAEVGAQLVLRLALPNGVELSTPARVVFASASGMGVRFTLDAEADAILSAAVAQLSGRPRRALVVDDDALLRRMLADALTGRGFEVLTAADATEGLRVLAEEVLALDLLVTDVRMPGMDGAELVRRIRTVGGEADLAIVAVTGRLEEGLEPRLATAGADAVLEKALGVERIAQAADAVVERRRADPGGAPGH; encoded by the coding sequence ATGGACACCGTCGAGCTCGCCTGCATCTTCGTCCGGGCCGAGGGCGACCGCCTGCTCGCGGCGGAGCGGCTCGTGCTCGCCCTGCCGCACGTGCTGGGGGTCGGGCTCGACCGCTGCGAATTCGCATTCGACGCGTCGACCCGCTTCCTCGCGGTGGCGGTGGCCGCCCGCGGCGAGGCGGCCACGGCCGCGGCGCGGGCGCGGCTCGCGTTCTGGACCGCGCGGGCCGGCGGGCGGCTCCTCGCGCCCGCCGAGGCGTCGGACGACGAGCGCGAGCGGCTGCGCGCGCAGGTGGAGGCGTGCGACCTCGTCGCCGAGGGCGTCCTCCCGGCCGACCTGCTCGACGCGGCCGGGCGGTTCTTCGGCGACGCGGGCGCGCCGGCCGGCCGGCACCGGAGCGCCGTCGCGCGCCCGGTGCTGTGCATGGACGTCGGCGGACCGGGCTGGCAGGGCGTGCAGTGCGATCCGAAGGCCGGGACCCTGTTCGTCGCGGCGCCCATCGCGCCACCGCCCGGCGACGTGCTCGCCCTGGCGCTCCGGCTGCCCGGGGTGGCGAGGCCGGTGGAGGCGCGCGCGACCGTGATGGACGTCCGCGGCCCGGCGCAGGCGCGGCCCGGCGCGCCGGCCGGCTACACCCTGCACCTCGAGGACGCGCCGCCGGCGCTCCGCGAAGCCCTGGCGCGCAAGGCGGCCGGCGCCAGCGAGGTCGGGGCCGGCACCCGCGCCACCGCCCGGTTCGCGGTGAACGGCCCGGTGACCGTCGTCGCGCTGCCGCCGCCCGACCCCGCCGCACAGGCGCGCATCGAGTACGCGACCGCGAGCGAGCTCGCGTCCGACTGGATCGAGAACCTCTCGCAGGGCGGCGCGTTCGTGCGCACCGCCCGGCCGGCCGAGGTGGGCGCGCAGCTCGTGCTGCGCCTGGCGCTGCCGAACGGGGTCGAGCTGTCCACCCCGGCGCGCGTGGTGTTCGCGAGCGCGAGCGGCATGGGCGTGCGGTTCACCCTCGACGCCGAGGCGGACGCGATCCTCTCCGCGGCCGTGGCGCAGCTCTCCGGCCGGCCGCGCCGGGCGCTGGTGGTGGACGACGACGCCCTGCTCCGCCGCATGCTCGCCGACGCGCTCACCGGCCGCGGGTTCGAGGTGCTCACGGCGGCCGACGCGACCGAGGGGCTGCGGGTGCTCGCCGAGGAGGTGCTGGCGCTCGACCTCCTCGTCACCGACGTGCGCATGCCCGGCATGGACGGCGCCGAGCTGGTGCGCCGGATCCGCACCGTGGGCGGCGAGGCGGACCTCGCCATCGTGGCGGTCACCGGCCGGCTCGAGGAAGGCCTGGAGCCGCGGCTCGCGACCGCCGGCGCCGACGCGGTCCTGGAGAAGGCGCTCGGCGTGGAGCGGATCGCCCAGGCGGCCGACGCGGTGGTGGAGCGCCGCCGGGCCGATCCCGGCGGCGCGCCCGGTCACTGA
- the purL gene encoding phosphoribosylformylglycinamidine synthase subunit PurL: MTEPITPEIVAQHGLKPEEYQRILEHLGRTPTLTELGVFSVMWSEHCSYKSSRVHLKTFPTSGPRVLQGPGENAGVVDLGDGLAAAFKMESHNHPSYIEPYQGAATGVGGILRDVFTMGARPIASLNALRFGDPSHPRTAYLLEGVVAGIGGYGNCMGVPTVGGEVAFHPSYNGNCLVNAFTLGILPADKIFRGTAAGVGNPVMYVGAKTGRDGIHGATMASAEFDASTEEKRPTVQVGDPFMEKLLLEACLELFQTDAVVGIQDMGAAGLTSSSVEMAGRGGNGLDLFLDQVPLREEGMTPYEILLSESQERMLLVAAEGKEELVRSICEKWDLDVAVIGRVTASGRWRAHWRGAVVADLPVDPLTEGAPKYHRPMAPHPALPALHAFDAAALPEPADLGAALLRLLARPTIASKEWVYRQYDHMVRLVGAVRPGGDAAVVRLAVSHDAHAHKGIALSVGVNGRFCFLDPYLGAMHAVAECARNIACVGGEPIAITDCLNFGNPEKPEIMWQFAECVRGIGDACRAFGTPVVSGNVSLYNETEGQGILPTPTVGMVGLVEPVERTCHSTFRDAGDVIALVGSLQGEVGGSEYLSAEHGKEAGRPPALDLAREKAVQETVRRAVRAGLLSSAHDCSEGGLAVALAESCMMHEVPADGSKPAWIGCAVRIPFPVRKDFVLFGEDASRILVSLPKENAARFVDLAQQCGAPVIRLGAVGGDRLEIQGALSVPVEDLARAWRDGIPAVLRRDAAHAGTTAPA; encoded by the coding sequence ATGACCGAGCCGATCACCCCCGAGATCGTCGCGCAGCACGGCCTCAAGCCGGAGGAGTACCAGCGCATCCTCGAGCACCTCGGGCGCACCCCGACGCTCACCGAGCTGGGCGTGTTCTCGGTCATGTGGAGCGAGCACTGCTCCTACAAGTCCTCGCGGGTCCACCTGAAGACCTTCCCGACCAGCGGCCCGCGCGTGCTGCAGGGACCGGGCGAGAACGCGGGCGTGGTGGACCTCGGCGACGGCCTCGCCGCCGCGTTCAAGATGGAGAGCCACAACCACCCGAGCTACATCGAGCCGTACCAGGGCGCGGCCACCGGCGTGGGGGGCATCCTCCGCGACGTGTTCACGATGGGCGCCCGCCCCATCGCCTCGCTGAACGCGCTCCGCTTCGGCGACCCGAGCCACCCGAGGACCGCCTACCTGCTGGAGGGCGTGGTGGCCGGCATCGGCGGCTACGGCAACTGCATGGGCGTGCCCACGGTGGGCGGGGAGGTGGCGTTCCACCCCTCGTACAACGGCAACTGCCTGGTGAACGCGTTCACGCTCGGCATCCTCCCGGCCGACAAGATCTTCCGCGGCACCGCCGCCGGCGTCGGCAACCCGGTGATGTACGTCGGCGCGAAGACCGGCCGCGACGGCATCCACGGCGCCACCATGGCCTCGGCCGAGTTCGACGCCTCCACCGAGGAGAAGCGCCCGACCGTGCAGGTCGGCGATCCCTTCATGGAGAAGCTGCTGCTCGAGGCCTGCCTCGAGCTGTTCCAGACCGACGCGGTGGTCGGCATCCAGGACATGGGCGCCGCCGGCCTCACCAGCTCGTCGGTGGAGATGGCCGGCCGCGGCGGGAACGGGCTCGACCTGTTCCTCGACCAGGTGCCGCTCCGCGAGGAGGGGATGACGCCGTACGAGATCCTCCTCTCCGAGTCGCAGGAGCGCATGCTGCTCGTGGCGGCCGAGGGCAAGGAGGAGCTGGTCCGGAGCATCTGCGAGAAGTGGGACCTCGACGTGGCGGTGATCGGGCGGGTGACCGCCAGCGGCCGCTGGCGCGCGCACTGGCGCGGCGCGGTGGTGGCCGACCTGCCGGTGGACCCGCTCACCGAGGGCGCGCCGAAGTACCACCGCCCCATGGCCCCGCACCCGGCGCTGCCGGCGCTGCACGCGTTCGACGCGGCCGCCCTGCCCGAGCCGGCCGACCTCGGCGCGGCGCTGCTCCGGCTGCTCGCCCGGCCGACCATCGCGTCGAAGGAGTGGGTCTACCGCCAGTACGACCACATGGTCCGGCTGGTCGGCGCGGTGCGGCCCGGCGGCGACGCCGCGGTGGTGCGGCTCGCGGTCTCGCACGACGCGCACGCGCACAAGGGCATCGCGCTCTCGGTCGGCGTGAACGGCCGGTTCTGCTTCCTCGACCCGTACCTTGGCGCCATGCACGCGGTGGCCGAGTGCGCCCGAAACATCGCCTGCGTGGGCGGCGAGCCCATCGCCATCACCGACTGCCTGAACTTCGGCAACCCCGAGAAGCCCGAGATCATGTGGCAGTTCGCCGAGTGCGTGCGCGGCATCGGCGACGCCTGCCGCGCGTTCGGCACCCCGGTCGTCTCCGGCAACGTCTCGCTCTACAACGAGACCGAGGGCCAGGGCATCCTGCCCACGCCCACCGTCGGCATGGTGGGCCTGGTGGAGCCGGTGGAGCGCACCTGCCACTCGACGTTCCGCGACGCCGGCGACGTCATCGCGCTGGTGGGCAGCCTCCAGGGCGAGGTGGGCGGGTCGGAGTACCTGTCCGCCGAGCACGGCAAGGAGGCCGGCCGCCCGCCGGCGCTCGACCTCGCGCGCGAGAAGGCGGTGCAGGAGACCGTCCGGCGCGCCGTCCGGGCCGGGCTGCTCTCCTCGGCGCACGACTGCTCCGAGGGCGGGCTGGCGGTGGCGCTCGCCGAGAGCTGCATGATGCACGAGGTCCCGGCGGACGGCTCGAAGCCGGCCTGGATCGGCTGCGCGGTGCGCATCCCGTTCCCGGTCCGCAAGGACTTCGTGCTGTTCGGCGAGGACGCGAGCCGCATCCTCGTGTCGCTGCCCAAGGAGAACGCCGCCCGCTTCGTCGACCTCGCGCAACAGTGCGGCGCGCCGGTCATCCGCCTCGGGGCGGTGGGCGGCGACCGGCTGGAGATCCAGGGCGCGCTCTCGGTCCCCGTCGAGGACCTGGCCCGCGCGTGGCGCGACGGCATCCCCGCCGTCCTCCGCCGCGACGCGGCGCACGCCGGGACGACCGCGCCGGCCTAG